In bacterium, the genomic window TATTGCCGTAGTTGTTGTTGGTAAATCACTACTATAAGTCGTACCAAAAACAGCGATTTGACCATTTTCTAACTTTTCCATTCCTTGCAATTGATCCGAAATTGAACCGCCCAGATAGGTACTTTGCAATAGTTGCGAAGCGTTACTATTCAGTCTTGCTATGAATAGATCTCCACCATAATCACCTTCGCCGTTGAACGTTGTATCATATGCAACCTGAGTTACGGGAAAATTGCCATACGCTTCACCTGCAACAATGATATCACCATTAGTTTCTCTCAATATGCACTTACCAACGGATGCACTATCATTTCCTAAAAATGTACTAAACAACAAATTCGATCCAGAACTATCAAAACAAGAAATGAAGCACTCTCCATTCCATCTCGAATTATTACTTGAATAAACTGAATCGTAAACGCCGGGTGTTGTTGGGAAGTCAGAGCTGGTCGTCCATCCAGTAACAGTAACTTCAAGGTGTGGGCTCACATAAATAGAGCCGCAAACCTCATCTAAAGTACCACCAAAAAAAGAACTATATAACAACTGAGACCCTGTGCTATTTATGTGAGTAATAAAGCAATCTCCACCCCAAGTAGGAAAACCACTACCACCAATGAAAAAACGGCACCAAGCATTATTCGTTGTTGGATAATCTCGACTATTTGTCATTCCTACGACAAAAACACCTTCAGTGTTGTCTGTTGCGATATCGTATGGTTGTTCTTCATATGAACCTCCAAGATAAGTACTATAGAGTAATTGCGATCCGGTCGAATTTAAATGAGCAACAAAGCAGTCTTGTGTTCCATTTAGCTGTAAATCACCGACCCCCGGAGTCGTGGGAAAATCTGTACTCATGGTTATACCAGTGACAGTGCAATTTCCGTTACTTTCATTTGCTATCGCAGTCCCATAATCCCCATTCGAACCTCCTAAATAAGTAGAATATATTAGTTGTTGGTTAGTAAGATTGAGTCTGCTTACAAAGCAATCCAATCCATGAATCGAAGTATCTATCGCACC contains:
- a CDS encoding T9SS type A sorting domain-containing protein, producing GDGKENVRDMVPESRTTVGISSRTPNTESRTPTNGTPIAQSPLPIAELLLPTSLGELRTALPSVYQVSANGTRNEIDAAFHLTDQNTFGIVLPNGYQPNLTLRIDPLIYSTFLGGSGNDFAYTVSNDGLNGIIVSGYTASVDFPTSIGAIDTSIHGLDCFVSRLNLTNQQLIYSTYLGGSNGDYGTAIANESNGNCTVTGITMSTDFPTTPGVGDLQLNGTQDCFVAHLNSTGSQLLYSTYLGGSYEEQPYDIATDNTEGVFVVGMTNSRDYPTTNNAWCRFFIGGSGFPTWGGDCFITHINSTGSQLLYSSFFGGTLDEVCGSIYVSPHLEVTVTGWTTSSDFPTTPGVYDSVYSSNNSRWNGECFISCFDSSGSNLLFSTFLGNDSASVGKCILRETNGDIIVAGEAYGNFPVTQVAYDTTFNGEGDYGGDLFIARLNSNASQLLQSTYLGGSISDQLQGMEKLENGQIAVFGTTYSSDLPTTTTAISRILQGSTDSYVSILNNSLSQLQFSTYLGGTNRDDARGCCGSGESVICVGGTSSTDFPRTTSGFDTSYNGGSADCFICLFQTDSTGVTSSEQSIPNEYLLSQNYPNPFNTSTTISYSLSKPGMVELRLFDITGREVATLVNQKQQTGSYRVTFDGKNLSSGTYFMRMQAGEFVKTQKMVLLK